ATTCCTCAAACCACAGGGTTGTCAGTCACTGATTTTCTGGATGTATTCAATATGAAGCCCAACCGGTAAAGTATTGAATCTGTTTCCCGGTTAAATCAGTTACCGGTTCTTACAGCGACGACTTGGGAGGCTAAGGGAACAGGGCACCCATAACCATTACTAGGCCAGTCAATTTCATAAGAATAGGACACATGATCATGTGTGTTGATGGCTGGCAGAGAGCCTTCCGCATCTGTTTGTGCCATTAGAAGAAGGATTCCCCTGGAAATTGGAATGACAGGGTTCATCAAGGAAGAATGCGAACAAATATCCCTGGACCGCATAAGTGGCATTGATGATTGGATCTTGAACGGTTAATTCAGAAGGAAGTTTAAACATGGCATTACAGGATGCAAATAAGAAATTGGTGGTCATCACAAACGTTCGGCATTATGAAGTTGCGGGGCAGTTTTACGCGTCCGGTCCCTATACTCTACAGATTCAGCCTTTGGCTGATCTGTTTGAGAAAGTATTGATCGCAGCTCCATTTCAGAAAGGCCTCCCTCCTCGCGATTGTCTCTCTTTCGCCAACCGTAATATTTCTATTTTGCCCCAAAAAGAAACCGGTGGGAGAACCTTTAAGGAAAAGTTTTCCCTTTTTATTAATGTGCCGAGGCATGTGATGGAATTGTGTAGGGCAATGCAAAAAGGCGAGGTCATCCAGGTTCGATGCCCATGTAATCTGGGCCTATTGGGAACTATCCTTGCCCCACTGTTTTCCAAGTATATAATAGCCAACTATGCTGGGCAGTGGATTAGGTTTGCCGGAGAACCTTTTTCTTATCGCCTGCAGAGATTTATCTTACGATCCTGGTGGTGGCGAAATGGGTTAGTACTGGTATATGGCGGAGAGCCTAACCAACCTAAACAGGTTATTCCCATTTTTGCTTCTACGATGACGGCCAGTCAAGTGCAGCGTGGACGGGAGGCTGCGGGGCAAAAGCAATTGACTTTACCTGTCCAGATCCTGTTTGTAGGGAGATTGGTCCCTGCCAAGGGAGTTGATGTCCTGCTACGGGCAGCCTCTGTTCTTTTAAAACAAAAGAGTTCGTTCAAGTTATCGATTGTGGGGGAGGGACATGATCGAGCCCGCCTTGAAACGATGACGAAACAGCTCGCTTTAGGAGATAATGTCACGTTTGTTGGGCCTCTTCCTTATGAGGAGGTGATGAGTTGGTATGAAAGGGCGCATGTGTTGGTCTTACCTACTAGAAGTGAGGGCTTTCCAAAGGTACTCGTAGAAGCGATGTGCTATGGGGTTGTATGTGTAGCCACTGATATCGGATTGATCCCTTGGATGCTGAAGGAGAGAGGATTCGTCTTTCCCTATGGGGACGTAGAAGCCTTAGCAAATCAGCTGCGAAATATTGTAGAAAATTCAGCCGATATTCAACGGTTATCTAAAGAGGCGAGTGCTTGGGCACAAAACTATTCTATTGAAGGAGTTCGAGAGACTTTAAGTCGTTTATTTCTGGAGCGTTGGAATTACAGTTTCTTGAATGAGAAGGATAAAGACAATTTGGAATGAGGCCTTATGTTGTGTGCTAATGTAGTTGGTTTTGTAGTCTTACTGATTCCGTGGTTGCCGGGGTTTAGTAAATGGTGCTGAATTTTTCGAATAATTTGGGCAAAAATTAATTTGTGACGAATGCCTGAAAGCACCTACGCCAGTAAAAGAACTTTCTGAATGGTCGTATTCTCCTTTGAGAATATTAATCCACTCTGACACTGGAACAGTTGGGCCGTACATGCGGTGGGTTTCCAAATTGTCATTGCAAAGTCTTCGGGTTTCCGGTAGTGGTGGGAATTTTGCGTTGAATGTGAAGTTTGGGTTCTACAATTTAAAATATCAATGCGTTTGTACCAATAGGTTTCGGTAATGCAAAAACCCTGTGGTGTCTTACACCTTACAGATACTCTTGTGGCAGGTGGTAAAGAGCGGGTAGTTGTCAATTTGGTGAATTATCTCCCGAGAGATTGGTATCAACCATTGTTGTGTACAACACGGCGGGATGGTCCCTTATCGAGAGAACTAGCGGACGATGTCATTACTCTTCATTTGAGGCGTCGACACCTGCTGGATTTGAAAGCACTAATGCTCCTGGTTTTGTTTATTCGTAAGCATAATATCCAGATTCTTCATGCGCACGGTCCATCCGTATTCGTAGCGACGCTCGCGGGGTTTTTCCCACCTTTCCCCGCGGTAGTGTGGCATATTCATGACGGAGGCATGGCAGATTCAGGCACGCCCTCATTGGCTTATAGATTAATGGCAAGACGTGCAAAGGGAATAATTACCGTTAATCAGGCTTTAGCCGATTGGGTCTGCCAATCATTGCTTATGCCTTCAGATCAAGTCAGATATATTCCCAACTTTATTGGAACATATAATGGAATAGGATCAAAGGCAACCCTTCCCGGCCATGAGGGTTATAGAATAGTTTGTCTGGCAAATCTTCTCCCGGTAAAGGATCACGCAACTCTCCTTTGCGCAATGTCACATGTCATTCAGGAGAATTCCAAGGCCCATCTGGTTCTGGTCGGCTCTACTGGCGATTTAGATTGTCTCAGGTCCATTGAAAATGAAATTTCAATGGGCGGGTTGACCCAACACATTTCTATTCTAGGATATCGAAAGGATGTATTGAGCATACTCAGAGCTTGTGACATTGGGGTGCTCAGTTCGAAGGCGGAAGGATTCCCCATGGCGCTTCTTGAATATGGTATGGCAGAACTTCCAACTGTCGCCACTCAGGTGGGGCAATGTCCGGAGGTTTTAGATTACGGGCGAGCGGGCATGTTAGTCCCACCAGGTTCGCCAAATGAGTTGGCTCAAGCGCTGACGAAATTGTTGCGGTCACCTGAGCGGCGTCACGAGCTGGGAAAACAATTGAACCTTCATGTTCAAGAAACGTATAACCAACAACGTATTCTTGGAAATTTCTGTCAATTTTATAAAATGGTATTAAGCGGATCAGAGGATACCGCTTCTTCTTCAGGGCGTTGATGCAATTAAAGGTTTTCGGATAAAAATATGGTCTTAATTTTCCTGTAATCTTCGCTGGTTTTCCACCTAATTTCCGATTTTAGGATTAAAGGGTTGATTATGAAACGTGTATTTGACATTCTTCCTGTGAGAAAACCTGCATCATTTTGTTCATGATGTGATCGCTGCTACTGAGCCCAAAGCCATCCCCAGATCTCGTATTGCGTGATCTATCTGGATCCCCCAAATCGCTTGTGCGCACAGTCCTGACAGCCAGACTGTAGTTATGCCTGACGGCTATGTCCAAAAACATCGGCTTCGTTCGGCGTTCGATCTCCTAATCTTTTAATCAACGGCATTCTTTCCTGCATATTGGAATCCAATTTAGTTCGAGAATTTGACTCAGATATGTTGCATTTTTTCTGTCATGGATTTTGTCTCATGTGACACTAGGCAATATTTTCCGTAGGAGAATTCTGAAATTTTTTTTTCAGGTGAAGGCTATCTCCTACAACTATTACATTGGAAAATATTGTACAAAAGTTAATTTAAAAGAAATAATTTGTATATAAACAAGGGTGTTGACATTTTTAAGAGGTAGGGAATTAATTTGGGAATACTTATTGCTGACTCCATCTCCGGTTCCTAAATTGGCTCGCAATGGTTGATCGATATCATTGCCCTCATTTAGCGGCAAGATGATCGGTCTCTTTTTTTGTTCAGGAGGATCAGTAATGAGTATTTCAAGCAATCGATGGGTTATGAAAATTTTTCTTTTTTGTGTCTTGGTCATGGGTAGCCATGTAAGCGAAGCCAAGGCAACAAATTATTATGTGGCTGCAAGCAATGGAAACGACGGAAATAGAGGAACACTACAGGAACCGTTTAAAACTCTTGAACGGGGAGTCAGCGTTTTAATCCCAGGAGACACGTTGTTTGTGCGAGGTGGGACGTATCTGGGAACCCACAACCTTTCTGACATTCCAAATGGGAATTCTTGGAACCAACCCATTTCTATTAAAAAATATGCAAATGAAAAGGTTATAATTAAGGCGGAGAGCTTCCGTTCTGCCCTGTATTTTAACAATGGGAGCCATTACATTATTATCGACGGATTTGTTTTTGATGCCAAAGGTGGCGCAAATGGACTGCAATTTGGGCCCCAAAGTAATCATATACGTATTCTCAATAGTGAAATTATGAATTCTCTTCAACAGGGAATTCTTGCGACAGAGCCATCAAATAATCTTGAGTTTATTAACTTAAAAATACATGATAATGGAACCCACGCAGGCCAAGATCATGGGATTTACATAGCAGGTTCAAACCATCTAATAGAAGGTTGTGATATCTATCGAAATGCCGCGCGGGGGATACAGATATTCAGTACTGCCTATACGCCAAACAAATTGGTTGTGAGAAATAATCGAGTCTATGACAATGGGCGGTTAGGTGTATCCGGATTTGGAATTGGGGTTTATAAGGGATCGGATCATCAGGTTTACAATAACCTTGTTTGGGGAAATAATATGGGCATAGTGGTATGGGAAGGGGCATCAAATGCCAAAGTTTTTAACAACACGGTATATGCTAATTCTCTATATGGAATATGGTTGGCAAGTGGGAGTCGAAACTCCCAGGTTAAGAACAACATTGCCAGTTTAAATGGGGGGAATGGGATATTAATTACCAACGGAAGTAAAAATGCTCAAATTTTTAATAACCTGGTGGCCGCAACGAATTCAGGTACCGGGTTGAAAAGTTGGGATGGGAGCGCAACCCTTAAAGAAAATTTGGCCGGATCCATCAATGACATAAAATTTGCCAATCACCAAAGCCGGGACTTTCACATTAAACAAGGAAGTCTTGCCATTGCCGCCGGTGTGGTTCTTTCTGAAGTCAAAAAAGATTTTGATTATGCTTCAAGGAACTCCAATGCATATGATATTGGAGCTTTTGCTTTCAATGGGACACCACCACCAGCTAACTCCACCCCACCACCATCAACTAGTACCCCACCACCATCAACTAGTACCCCGCCACCATCGACTAGTACCCCGCCACCGTCCTCCCCTCCCTCCTCTTCCTCCCTCAGTATTTCGAATGTGACGGTTGCCAGTGGGCAAGCCTACGCGGTGTCCTCCTCTGGACTCCAAACCGGGGCCAGGGCCTATATTGATCGTAGCTATACCTATAAAACGGTCCCCTCCATCGTGCAGGGAGCCAGGTATATCCAAACGGCCAACAATGATAAAGCGGCGACCAGTTCCACCTTCCTCAGGTTTACGGTCAATCAGCCGGTATCGGTATATGTCGCCCATGGCGATCGTATTACCTCAAAACCCTCATGGTTAAGCAGCTTTACTAATACTGGCACGAAACTTGTGACATCGGATGCGACCTTCAGCCTTTTTGTTCGGTCCTTTCCTGCCGGCACCATTACCCTTGGGGGCAATAATAGCGGTGGATGTTGCAGCATGTATTCCGTCGTCATCACTCCACAGAGCGGTAGTGGTACGGTCACCCCTCCGCCACCGGCTTCTGCCTCCTCTTCCTCATCTCTCGGTATTTCAAACCTGTCGGTCGCTAGTGGGCAAGCGTATATGGCCGCCTCTAGCCTCCAAGCCGGATCCAAGGTCTATATTGACCGTGCCTATACGTTTAGGACTGTCCCTTCCAATCTGCAGGGAGCCGCCTATATCCAAACCGCCAACAATGATAAGACGGCCACTACTGCTGCCTTCCTCAGCTTTCGGGTCACTCAACCGGTGTCCGTCTATGTGGCCCATGATGAGCGTCATCCCCGTCCCTTGTGGTTGAACGCGTTTGCGAACACCGGCACGAATTTGGTGACCTCGGATACGACCCTAAGTCTTTTTGTGCGGACTTTTCCCGCCGGGACGATTACCCTCGGGGGTAATGCCAGCAGTGGCGGCAGCATGTATTCGGTCATTGTTAGGCCCTAAGAAGTCCACCGGTAGCACCAGCGGGCTTTCTAGCCACTAACGCTCGCCTGGAGCAGAAGCCAGTAAAATACGAAGATCACCCCCTCCCGTCGATCGGGAGGGGGACTTGACGAGTCCCGACTTTTAAGAGATTTCGACTCCTGCCTCGATTCCGGCGTAACCCTGGTCGGGAGAGGAAAAGCAAGCCTTGGACCATGTGGACGTGAGCCTGAGACTAACTGGACCGCGTGACCCTTTCCCAAAGTACACTTGGAGCGGAGCCTGTAGTCGTCATACCACTGGGTGCACCTGACCAGACCAAATCCTTCTGTGGGAGGTTGATAGGCAGCTTGGCTCATGGTTCTCCTGAGCTGTCTCCTCTACTCAGCTAACTAATAAAACTCAATCATGTTTACCACGTAATACGTCAATGAAGATTTCAATGGTTAATATGTAATACCATTAAGGGGGCGATTTACCTATTTGGTAGTTGAGGTTTCTTGTTTCTTCTCTGCTAATGTTTTATTGTTGAGCCCAATAAATTGGAATTCTCTAGGGCTTCTCTCGTCATACACGTTATGAATCTTGGACACCGGTTCAGGTATTGTTCAGGTTGTTCAAAGAAGCGGAAAAACTATCACATAATAGAGGGCTATCCGGAAAAGTCTCGCTAAACCAAATCGGCGAAAAACTGATGGGGGTTTTTCGGCTGAAATATATCGGCGACAAACGGTTTATCTCTCTTGCCTGAAGTTTGCATGGCCATCAAAAATTATCCGTTTCGATTTAACAAAGACTTTAATATCCGTTCAGAATAAGTTTGGCCCAGCGTCTTGTGAGGACAGCTTTGTTGATACCGGCTCAAAAACATACCATTTTTCGAAGCACATATTCTTAGAAAGTGACATGTGGCATTAATTTATCTTAAGTTGAGTAAATAAAATTATTATGAAAAATTTTTGGAAGTTATCCCCCATTCTTAAAGGAAGTTTAACTTGGGTGCCCCAACTAAATGAGGTACGGATACAACGTGCTGGAACTGGAGGCTCCACCTCTCCGCGTTACTGTTATTCGGTTTGGCTCAGACACTTGGTTTCACTTAGCAAATTCGATTTTAAAATAAAAGGTTCCTGTATAGGTGAACTGGGTCCTGGTGATAGCATAGGTACTGGACTAGCCGGGTTACTTTCTGGAGCGATTCAATATGTAGGTTTGGATATTTTTCCCTTTTCTAAAAAGGCAGATCTGAATAGGATCTTTGATGATTTGGTGGGGTTGTACAACCAGAGAGAGTCAATCCCTGACCAAAATGAATTTCCAGGGGTTCTCCCACCGTTGGATTCTTATCATTTCCCAGACCAACTGATTGATTGGACAAGCTTCAATGAAAAGGTTGAAGTGATTCGCACTGAGTTAAAGAAAGATGAGCTTGGTGGTCAATATGTTATGTATCAAGCTCCTTGGATGTCCTCGAGGGTAATCCGGGAATCGAGTCTTGACCTCATTATTTCACAGGCAGTCTTTGAACACATTGATCCTCTTAGGGAAACTTACAAGGCCATGTTTCTATGGCTCAAACCAGGTGGATATGCAAGTAATGTCATCGACTTTGGATCTCATGGGCTGTCTCCTTTCTGGAATGGGCATTTCGCGTATTCTGATTGGGAATGGAAATTAGTTAAGGGGAAGCGGGAATTTCTTCTGAATCGGCAACCACTCAGTGTCCATCTGGCTTATGCGAAGGAAGTTGGATTTGAGGTGGTACATGTCGAGAAGTACTATGATGAATCCGGATTAAAGTCTAATGACTTGGCTCCTCGGTTTCAAAATATCAGCTCAGAGGATTCCAAAACTCGCAGTGCGTTAGTTGTATTGCGGAAATTTTCATGAGGAATTATTTAAGTAAATAAGGGCATAATGGAACGACGAACTGCTTGAACGCAATCAATAACGTGGGCTGACTCTGTCCACAAATTTTGAAGTACAATCGTCATTCCGTAGAGAAGTGGAAATCTATGAATT
The sequence above is a segment of the Nitrospira sp. MA-1 genome. Coding sequences within it:
- a CDS encoding right-handed parallel beta-helix repeat-containing protein translates to MSISSNRWVMKIFLFCVLVMGSHVSEAKATNYYVAASNGNDGNRGTLQEPFKTLERGVSVLIPGDTLFVRGGTYLGTHNLSDIPNGNSWNQPISIKKYANEKVIIKAESFRSALYFNNGSHYIIIDGFVFDAKGGANGLQFGPQSNHIRILNSEIMNSLQQGILATEPSNNLEFINLKIHDNGTHAGQDHGIYIAGSNHLIEGCDIYRNAARGIQIFSTAYTPNKLVVRNNRVYDNGRLGVSGFGIGVYKGSDHQVYNNLVWGNNMGIVVWEGASNAKVFNNTVYANSLYGIWLASGSRNSQVKNNIASLNGGNGILITNGSKNAQIFNNLVAATNSGTGLKSWDGSATLKENLAGSINDIKFANHQSRDFHIKQGSLAIAAGVVLSEVKKDFDYASRNSNAYDIGAFAFNGTPPPANSTPPPSTSTPPPSTSTPPPSTSTPPPSSPPSSSSLSISNVTVASGQAYAVSSSGLQTGARAYIDRSYTYKTVPSIVQGARYIQTANNDKAATSSTFLRFTVNQPVSVYVAHGDRITSKPSWLSSFTNTGTKLVTSDATFSLFVRSFPAGTITLGGNNSGGCCSMYSVVITPQSGSGTVTPPPPASASSSSSLGISNLSVASGQAYMAASSLQAGSKVYIDRAYTFRTVPSNLQGAAYIQTANNDKTATTAAFLSFRVTQPVSVYVAHDERHPRPLWLNAFANTGTNLVTSDTTLSLFVRTFPAGTITLGGNASSGGSMYSVIVRP
- a CDS encoding glycosyltransferase, producing the protein MQKPCGVLHLTDTLVAGGKERVVVNLVNYLPRDWYQPLLCTTRRDGPLSRELADDVITLHLRRRHLLDLKALMLLVLFIRKHNIQILHAHGPSVFVATLAGFFPPFPAVVWHIHDGGMADSGTPSLAYRLMARRAKGIITVNQALADWVCQSLLMPSDQVRYIPNFIGTYNGIGSKATLPGHEGYRIVCLANLLPVKDHATLLCAMSHVIQENSKAHLVLVGSTGDLDCLRSIENEISMGGLTQHISILGYRKDVLSILRACDIGVLSSKAEGFPMALLEYGMAELPTVATQVGQCPEVLDYGRAGMLVPPGSPNELAQALTKLLRSPERRHELGKQLNLHVQETYNQQRILGNFCQFYKMVLSGSEDTASSSGR
- a CDS encoding glycosyltransferase family 4 protein encodes the protein MALQDANKKLVVITNVRHYEVAGQFYASGPYTLQIQPLADLFEKVLIAAPFQKGLPPRDCLSFANRNISILPQKETGGRTFKEKFSLFINVPRHVMELCRAMQKGEVIQVRCPCNLGLLGTILAPLFSKYIIANYAGQWIRFAGEPFSYRLQRFILRSWWWRNGLVLVYGGEPNQPKQVIPIFASTMTASQVQRGREAAGQKQLTLPVQILFVGRLVPAKGVDVLLRAASVLLKQKSSFKLSIVGEGHDRARLETMTKQLALGDNVTFVGPLPYEEVMSWYERAHVLVLPTRSEGFPKVLVEAMCYGVVCVATDIGLIPWMLKERGFVFPYGDVEALANQLRNIVENSADIQRLSKEASAWAQNYSIEGVRETLSRLFLERWNYSFLNEKDKDNLE